From the genome of Nakamurella flavida, one region includes:
- a CDS encoding YlxR family protein: MGCRKREAADDLLRVVVADGNLVPDLRQRLPGRGAWLHPARRCYDLAEHRRAFGRALKVSVPLDSSRVRSLLPEEDGGPRTPPAKGGGRRSSESRSTVVSKP; the protein is encoded by the coding sequence GTGGGATGTCGGAAGCGCGAGGCGGCCGACGATCTGCTCCGTGTCGTCGTGGCGGACGGGAACCTGGTTCCCGATCTGCGGCAACGTCTTCCGGGGAGGGGAGCCTGGCTCCACCCCGCCCGACGGTGTTACGACCTCGCGGAGCACCGTCGTGCGTTCGGACGGGCACTGAAGGTGTCCGTCCCGCTCGACAGCAGCAGGGTCCGCTCCCTCCTCCCCGAGGAGGACGGCGGACCTCGGACGCCCCCCGCGAAGGGTGGGGGACGCCGGTCCTCAGAGAGCAGGTCGACCGTCGTGAGCAAGCCGTGA